The following proteins are co-located in the Neofelis nebulosa isolate mNeoNeb1 chromosome 18, mNeoNeb1.pri, whole genome shotgun sequence genome:
- the LOC131500788 gene encoding small ribosomal subunit protein eS17-like, which translates to MQSFPGGTLYNPGHMGFFQTKWITTQDDLIIITRSTNVGHVRTNTVKKVARVITEKYYTCLGNDSHANKCVCKETTAIASKNLYSEIALDVTQRMKQIQRGSVSGISIKLQKEERERRDHYVPEVSVLDQEINEVDPDTEEMLKLLDFGSLSSLQVTQPTVGMNSRTPRDSFCCAAISSINLGRKQQQQIPKTDKESCDLP; encoded by the coding sequence ATGCAAAGCTTTCCTGGAGGAACACTTTATAACCCAGGCCACATGGGGTTTTTCCAGACAAAGTGGATCACCACGCAAGATGACCTCATAATAATTACCAGATCCACCAACGTGGGCCACGTTCGCACCAACACCGTGAAGAAGGTGGCCCGGGTCATCACTGAGAAGTACTACACATGCCTAGGCAACGACTCCCACGCCAATAAGTGCGTGTGCAAGGAGACCACCGCTATTGCCAGCAAGAACCTCTACAGTGAGATAGCACTTGATGTCACTCAACGGATGAAGCAGATTCAGAGAGGCTCGGTAAGTGGGATCTCCATTAAGttgcagaaggaagagagagaaaggagagatcaTTATGTTCCTGAGGTCTCAGTCCTGGATCAGGAGATCAATGAAGTAGATCCTGACACTGAGGAAATGTTGAAGCTCTTGGACTTTGGCAGTCTGTCCAGCCTGCAGGTCACACAGCCTACAGTTGGCATGAACTCCAGGACACCACGTGACTCCTTCTGCTGTGCTGCGATATCGTCAATAAACCTTGgacgaaaacaacaacaacaaattcccAAAACGGATAAAGAAAGTTGTGATTTGCCATGA